From the Papaver somniferum cultivar HN1 chromosome 2, ASM357369v1, whole genome shotgun sequence genome, the window TTTTACAATATGTTCCTAAGACCGATTAGCTGAATTATGCCAACACTTCTCATGTATTATGCTGGTCATTTTGTGTTGTTTCTTTAATGTGGATGTCTATTGTATAATGCTTATTCTGAATCTTGATTGGTTATGTAGCTGGTTATATTCTAAGTTATAGCTAGCAGTTTGTGACTCAAATGAAATGTAGTTtaagtattttttccttttttacttCATAAGGTTATTATTCTCAAGCCGGGAAAGTCAAAGTCGATCATCCCAGATCACATATGCAGTTGATTCAGGtgaacttaggtctaactcacaGCACTAGAACTTATAAGTTCTTCCACATTTGTATGAAAATAGTATGATGCGCAGAAGTTTTTTTTTCATGTATCAGCCTTACCAGCTacctcttttcttttctcttttcagGTGTCGCGTCGTCAACTACTGCTGATCAAGACATTGTTCGTCATTTAAAACAAGCAAAGGTAGTCATTGAGTCACGAGATGATGATAAGATCCAAGTGAGTTTCCACTATGTCTCCTAACTACCTTATTTTCTGTTAAGACACTATAATGTCCAAGTGAGTAAATCCCCACCTGGTCAAATTTGTGGCTTGGAAGTGCTTACCAGAATATTTTCTGTTAGTGCGATTACTTTAACAGTAAGGTGCTATGTCTTAATCTAATGTTTTCCCTGATTGCCATTGCTTAGGTTAGAGTGGAGTTAACTGGATTAGAAACACTAAAAATACATGACGTGGTTATAGCAAATCTGGCTAAATCAGCACCACCTGTTCCTGGGTTCCGCAAAATGAAAGGAGGTAACATGTTAATAGTGCCAAGGACTGTATTATAAGTCCTCTCTCCTTCcagattagtttttttttgtcacattagatgactgaatttattttcaaaatctgatacttttcttttgtattgcaaTGGGGATCATTCAGGAAAGACATCCAATGTAAGTGTCTTTCACTCTGGTCTTTTATTTTAAAGCCGATTTCCTTCTACTGTATGGTTGATTGGAAGCATTTGCAGATTCCAAAGAGCTTTATATTACGGGCTCTTGGTGAAGATCGTGTGACCAAGTTCACTATACAAGAAATTGTCAGTGCGACCATGACCGAATTTGTAAAGACGGCAAGTTATCAAACTTAATGCTTGAATTTATCTTTATATAACTTCACCAGCATTATACAAAAAGTAATCACTTTTTCTTTCCTACTGAAAGCAGGAAAATTTGACTGTGAACAACACGTTCAAGACAATACAATCAGCAGCAGAGCTAAAAAAGGCTTTCACTCCAGGAAAAGAATTTGGTTTCAATGCTATGCTggattttgaaaaagaaaaaagtgatCAGACCAGTTCAAGCCCATCAGAGG encodes:
- the LOC113353791 gene encoding uncharacterized protein LOC113353791 — its product is MACVSMSTVPSKTLSFPSIREVSIGTFNNPMHICGSTKSFSVHYTRNHNFPRLLFSSRESQSRSSQITYAVDSGVASSTTADQDIVRHLKQAKVVIESRDDDKIQVRVELTGLETLKIHDVVIANLAKSAPPVPGFRKMKGGKTSNIPKSFILRALGEDRVTKFTIQEIVSATMTEFVKTENLTVNNTFKTIQSAAELKKAFTPGKEFGFNAMLDFEKEKSDQTSSSPSEVEVLPDTEKENSDQTRSSLSEAEVLPQ